The sequence AAGGTattaggatggggggggggggggtcgtttgGCATAGACGCAGTTGGAGGAGTGTGTTGGTGAGGAGGATTAAAGGGAGCAAGGGGGAGAAATAGAggggacgggaggggggggctggggataaAAATAACCGGTTCAATCGTAGCGTAAGAAAATACTTCTTTACAGTAGAGAGTACATGAAGAAAAAATTCCTGGCCGTATAACTGCCGTTATTGTGgggtctttgtttgtgtgtccgggCCCCGGAACATAGGCTCTTGTATAGGaaaaagaggtgtgtgtgtaaggcaAACTGTACCTTCTCGGCTTGAGAAAATATACATGATATACAGTATGGAAGTTgcccgcctgccccccccctctacctacctacccaccCATCCCGTGCCGAGtcaccgtcatttcatgtgTGTCACCTACGACGaaccaaacacaaataaaaacacacgcacacgcacaaaaaaaaaaaggaaaaaaaaaaaaaaaagtgtctttcTCCGCCACACCAGGCATGTGGCAGTTGAACAGAATGCCGCGGCACAGTCTGTCAGCACATTATCAGAGCATTTTCAGAGcgtcgtttttttttgtctccccccctccaaacCCCTTCTCCTTTTGGACCGTCAGCCCGGTCCGCCTGCGAGAGAAGACAAACCGTAtcgggatccccccccccccccccccgaagggGCGCGGGCCAGGAAGTCTGCGGGCCAGGAAGTCCTTGAGGAAATGACATCAGCAACAATGGCGGTTATCCCGCGCCACCCTCCTACTGTCTTTTGTCACGAGGGCACCAGCAGCCGCACACATCTGTCCGCTCAGCTGTTGAAACCCGAAAAGTCTGTCTCAGCGGCCTAGGGCCCCCCCCTCTGCGTCCCACCTGTCcctttgttgatgttgttgatgttgtaaCCCCCTCCACCGACGGACCGCTTTCTCCGCCCCGCCTCCACAGGAAGTCTCTGTCCCCCTTGTACTAGTTCCATTTTTTTgtagttgttattttattatttttttccttttttgcaGTTAGGTTTCAATTGCTTTCTTTCATTCCTCAAAACAGATTCTCCTCAAAGATAGCCATTAGGTCACTTTGGAAATTCATGTCAATGGTGGCCGCCAtctgaagagagaaagagaagacagAAATGTGTGAACACAGCGGAAAATGAGTACATTCGTTGACAGAGTTGGCGATTCGGGCGATCTTGAAAGTATCAACAgtatcccccccccactctcttcaggcctccctccaaagccacttgACTAGCTCACTAGCCTTAGCAATGGGGCTGCACAGCCTGGTGGAAGACTCTGGCCGTGCGCAGTGAGAGCACAGGCAGAGTACGTGCGTTCGGCCAGCCAGGTAGGTCCACCGCAGTGGCTGGCGATGGGACGAGATTAGATCGTCAACAATAAAACGCTGACATGTTCTGCCAAGCCCTGCTTTAACAGGAAGATTGTTCGTATCGTGTTACAGTGCGCATGTTGCAAGTACAGTGCGTCTATCAGTTAAAGGCTCTATGACTCGTGCACGCATCCAAAAGGTGTTATCTCGGCCAAATCTTAAAAACACATTGCAATAAGGGTTGGGCTTCTCGGACACCTATAATATATCGCAACATCGCAAGTATGTGGATGATGAGGTTTAAGCTTCTTGGAAATACATGCACGATGTTCACATCTGATCATGACAAAAAAAATTCACTGATAAAGAGAACGTGGTAGACTGATTACACATTTTTAATAAAAGCCAATTCTGGTGTTCTATCGAAAAAAAAACGGGCACTATTACATTGAGAAAAGCAGCTAGAATGCACTAGCGAGTACGAACCGAGAGAATCATTTTCACCAGCACGAGTGGGTTGCGTAATCCCTGCCTATGACTTGTGTTTTTGTGGTGATACAATAACACAACTTTAATTGGAGATTGACAGGTGGACTCAGCCATCCGTGCCACCGTGATTCTAGCAGTGTCAACTGCCGGAACCTGACCTGGCTTTGGCCTCTATTTTTGCCCCGCTTTAACACAATCCAGCGTTTCAGTTTTCAGTTCACACCACTAGACTTGGGCTGCGGATTTAGGACAGACAATTGTCATTTGTTGTTCATAGAACAAGTAACAAGTAGTAAGGAGGGAGGCTATGctgagtccaggtgaactctatAGCCTATCTGTAAGCGAAATGCAATGGATGTCGGCCTATAAGAATCTGCTGTAGGAACCCCCTGCATGTTCCCTGTACAGGGATTCGCCGTGATATCTGTATCTTGGCATACAAAGATTCCGACGAGTTGTTTATGTCCAAATTCATAATTGCGTGTCCAGAAGGGGAGTTTGCTTGGTAAGCATTAGCTTCCCGTTAGCCACTTCCATTGATTTGCAGAGTTACCGCAACCCAGCTCCCGTTCATGACGAGTGGAATACACCTTTAATCCCCGTCCAAAGATTTCCAATGTGTTCCGAAGGGTTGCTGCGTCCCTAACGGGCGCCAGTAACACCACAAGATTGTAGCCGGTAATTCTGCACTATTTTTGGCACTGTGATGCGCCTCTGAAAGGTAGCTCTCTGCGCCGACGACCCCGCCAGAGGAAGCTGATAATAGAATTGGGCATCACAGGTAGCCTTATAAACACAGCGCTGAAAATATAGCCTAATGATCTATGCGTTTGTAGACAAACACTGATCTTTTTGGAACACCATGGACCTTTATTTAATAATCAACTTTGTATTCCCCATCACATGAACAAGTCAATAAAATGGGCTAACTGAAAGCAACTCCCTTTCTGGTCGCACACTGAGGAATTTGGAATTTGCACAGGCAAACACAATTTACTGGAATCTAAGTGTTTCCCACTTGAAAAACCGTGTGTCCATGAGCAACAATAGTGTAAATAGCaacatgaatgtgtgcatgtgctcacGCCTGCCATGCCGCTTAAGAACCAGCAGGTGTCAAATGAAAACAACACCATAATGAGGCATTACAAAATGATGTCCTCATCTGAACTCTGTGGCTCACAGAAATGACACCAAGCAATAACCCGGGGGTCACATCCTACTAAAATTAACCAAGCTCCCATTTCTACACTTTTCCTCTAACAAATATTGAAGGCATCCTATTTAAACAttagatgaaaaaaataaatcacacatTAAAAATGCTGTTAATTGGTTTGGTGAAAGCCGATAAGAAATAGCCTTCTTTCGCTCTTAAAAGCTCATCTCAAGACCTTTCTGTTTCAAGAACACTCCTCTTCCACCACTGCATAGACCCTCCGTCTAtatcatttatttgtatttgtgttgttaaaCTCTTTGTTGTACTATCTTGCTCCACGTGTGCTCATGAATCTGTAAAGCGACCCCGAGTGTGAGAAAGTTGCTTTATAAAacgtgtttttattattattattataatagccATCAGAAACATAGCGTTCCAGCGGAGGAAACAGGGGGAAAGTGCTCACGGCTTCTCTCCTCCGGCGCTCCTGCTCCCGACGGCGCGccagctccctctgctggtcCATGGGGTTGTGTGCAGCGGGCTGGGGGGGCGTGGGCGGCTGCTGGACGGCCTGCTGGACGGGGGCGGGCTGGGgctcaggctgctgctgctgcggcggcggcggcggcagcggctgCTGCAGCTGGGGTGGGGGCTGCatgtgctgctgctcctgccGCCTGCGGGGCTCCTCGTGGACCCTGCGGGgggcctccatcacctcctcctcgtctcgaCCCCTGcacgggtggggagggggggacaaaCCCAAACAATCCATCCATCATTGCTCCCGTCAGTGGAAACACTTGGTGCGGTCCAAGAGGAATGTTGATGCGGTAGGCTGTTGGCCTACAGGCACAGTTGGCTGTCTCACCACTTGCGGATCATTTCGTCTtcaggaggcctacaggtagactgcgcACATGTGTGGTCGGAGCCCAGAGCCCAAACAAACACCCTAACCCACTAAACCAGCCTCCTCTTCATAGACTACAGATTGCACCGTTCAAGGTTCCCGTGGATTTTGTTCCAATCCCCTTGTTTTCGTTTTACACCgggcaacaaaataaatatcgTTCGATCCAATATAACACCCTGCCAACATAGTTCAATGAACTTGTCCGTCGTGTTTGTTCAAACGCACTCCTGACTATAGGCACAAACTGCTGTGTGGAATGAGACATTGGTCCGGGCACGGTTCGCACCGGAGCAGTGGAGCGGGGAGGTCTCGTCTTACCGCAGCTTCTCCTGTTCCCTGCGTATGCGGTCCTTCTCCGCCTGCTCCGCCTGAGCCTTCAGGGCCTTCTcgcgctcctccttctcccgcaGTGCCCGGCGGAACTGCTCGAAGCTGTCGCTCGACGACTTCAGCGCCGACGACGGCGCCGACGTGGCCTTCTGCGCCAGGCTGGCCCACGAGCCCATGTTCTTCAGCTTCACCTCCtgaggcgagagagaggcagaggagtggaAAGGGGAGAGGCGAGAATTACAGCAAAGTAAACATGGCAAAGGGAACGGCAGGAGAACACATGACAGACACTCGATCACAACGGGCTATAAATCAAATGAGGAGACCGGCATGTAATACTGGCCCCCCCTCCCAGTGCTTAAAGCTATTGGTTTTGATACCCAATGTACGCAGCCTAGCAAAAACGCTTAACAAGTACATGCACGTTGACGACATGTATCCAATCCGAGTCCAGGTCGGTTAGGAGAAAAGCATCTGCTTAATAACTACATGGTGAAACAAAATGAAGAGACGATTCTGAACGCACCTGTACCTTTTTGGGGGCCACTGGCGCCTTGGACTCCTGCCTGAACTTCTCTTTGTCCtgcagagagggtgggggtccaCTGGACTCAGAGGAGCGTATGACAGGCCGCGAGCTGTCCATGGACTTCACATCtgctccacaaacacacaaacacgagacACTTAGTAGCCGAAGGTGTCCGGGTCTTTTCACACCATGAAAAGAGCGAGGGCGGGGGACTAGAGGCCGGGCAGGGGACCAGATCGAGGAGGGCTCGGTGCTCACTCTGTTGGCCGTGGCCTGCTATGGAGGGCTTGCTGTCGGGGTGTTTGTGATGGTCTGGCCTCATGGCAGGGTTGAAGGGCTCCCCTCTCATGACGGGCGAGGGAGCTAGCCGCTCCTCCTTTGGTCCAGCGTGGCTTACAGGTACCCTCTGCTGCTACCAGAGAGAACGAAAAGGGGTCTTAGGCTCGGagtcctgtacacacacacacacacacacgagacgcTGGCTGACATGCCGGGAACCGTGCCATGTACCTGAACAGTTGGCTCACCTTTTTGGGCTGCATGCTGTGAGGTGGAGACTGGTGGACTACGGGTGGATATTGCGGCAGCTGTGGGGAATGCATCATGAGGGGCGACGGGTTGTCGCGGTGGTGGCCTGTCCCAACACAAGACAAGGTTCTCTTTGAAACACAGGAGTCCATAGTATCCTAACACCCACCAAGGGTTCTTTACGGATTACAGACGGTAGGCGGCGGGCGCAGGCATTGACTTCTCGTCCCTCACCTGCATTGTAATGGTCGGCCTTGATCTGTCGTGGGGagggcagctgctgctgctgctgctgctgctgctgctgctgctgctgctgctgctgctgctgctgctgctgctgctgatggatGATGTTATGCTGAGGTTTGGCCGACAGCCCCGGCACTTTGTGTTGGGAGCTCTGGGGCCCGGCGGCCTGTCCAGGGCCCTGCTGGTAGcccatctgctgctgctgctgctgcgtctGCTGGGTGTGCTGCATGTGGCGCGCCTGGTGCATGGGCATCTGCTGGGGCTTGGCCTGGTGCgacggggccgggggggcctgAGCCTGGACCGAGAGCTCTGGCGGGGCCAGCGACGCCTGGGACGCCAGCTGAGACTGAACCTGGACAGACTGCATCAGGGGCTGGGCCGACAGCTGCTGaaccggctgctgctgctgctgctgctgctgctgttgctgctgctgctgctgttgttgctgctgttgctgctgcagctgttgttgctgctgctgcagctgttgttgctgctgctgctgctgctgctgctgctgctgctgctgctgctgctgctgctgctgccgggcCTGTGCCTGGAGGGACTGCATgagctgctggggctgctggggctgccgcccctgctgcagctgctgcaggtACAGGTGCATTTGGCTGAGGGGCATCGTCGGCCCGggctcctcgtcgtcctcctccagcagcaTCTGGGGGGGCTGGGAGGAGAGCAGGCCCTGCGGGGTGAGGGTGGgcggggacagggacaggggccgctggtggaggggctggggggggtgcaGGATGTGCGGCGGGAGTTGGTGTtgttggtgctgctgctgctgctgctgcggcggcggcggcggcggcgccggggcCGAGGActggggctgcagctgctgcgggggctgctgctgctgctgctgctgctgctgctgctgctgctgctggggggctgggggcggctGGGGGTGCTGTGGGACGGGCATGGCGGGTTGGGGCTGGGGCGGGGCtacggcctgctgctgctgcagctgctgctgctgctgctgctgctgctgctgcagcgggGGCTTGGCCGGCATGGCGGCCGCCTTGTGGCTGGGCCGGGAGGGCTGCTGGGGCATGGCGTTGTGCAGGGCTGAGGATtcaacagggacacacacagagaggagggaacGCCGGGTTAGAGTCGGGGCTAGACGGAGCGTTTATCAATACGTCGTCAGGGGgcgggaaccccccccccccccccccgctgcagcTACTGGGCACAGGTGAGCGACACAGGGCGACCGGGCGGAGTGAACGTACACGGGGTCTCACCTGCGGGCGTGAGCGCCGGATGCTGGTTGAGGAAGGGGTGCGTCTCCGGGGACGCGGGGCCGGCGGCCGGGTGGGCGTTGTGTTGAGGGGCCGCGGGCGAGGCGGCGTTGCCGGCGTGATGGGGGAGATGCATGAGGGGCTGGCCGAAGTGGGGCAACGGGTCGAAGCTGTTCTCCAGCATCTGCGAGGACTCCAGGGCGGCGACGGGGCCCGGCATGAAGCCGGGGGCCGGGGcttgcggcggcggctgggGCTTCATGTGGATGGTGGCCTGGAGGCCGGGGGCCTGGGACGTGAGGCCAGGGGGTCCGCTGTGCACGTGCGGGTGGCTCTTCTTCCCGTCCTTCACTGACtggctcttcttcttctgcagctTGGGGATCAGGCCGGTCACCTCCGCCTCGCTGTCTGAGCTGGAGCCGCTGCTCTCCGAGGAGGAGCCCGCCTTCTTGGAGGCGACCATCAGGGCCTCCGCCGGTTTCTCCACTGAGGAAGGGAACACACCCACGTcatgagctccagaaggtcacGTTCAAACATGACCCATCGCCTCAACGGcctcatgcatgcatgtgtgagcaGGGAATGGAAATACCTACTGTGTGAATGCAATAATGAATGGAATACCTATGAATGGAATAACGTTTTCTGAATAATTTCTAATGTTCTGATGATGTTTATAATGATTTACTGCTTTTAGATTATCATTGTTAAGCGAATTACGATTCTGTCATTTTGGTGACAGCCAACGGCGGTCTttttaaaaacaataacaataaatgaCAAGACAACGGCGAGCTCCTCGCAGAGCGCCCGCTCACCTGAAACCTTCTTCTTCTTGCGGAGGCAGGTGGACACGTATCGCTCCAGCTCCCGCAGCGTGGACGGCTTCAGCGTCTCGAAGTCGATCTCGATCTCGTCCGGGTTGGAGTTCTTGAGCGAGGGCTCGCGGGACTGGATGATGTGGACCACGCGGCCCAGCTTGTCGCCCGGCAGCTTGTTGATGTCCAGGCTGAGCTGCCGCTTCTCCTCGTAGGACATGGGCTTGCACTTCTCCCACGTGGCCGACGAGCCGGCCGACATGGCCATGGCCGTGGCCGGCTCGTCCTCCAGGCTGGGGGTGGGTAGCAAGGTGGGCGGGTGGCTGTTCTTGACGCCGTCCTTCTTACTGCAAGAGTCACACACCGAAGAATAGGGGCGTTAGATACTTTATAAAATAGAAGTCATACTGTTGATACTGTCCGTTTTGTTTGTCCCGTTAGTCTTTACTTTAGCATCTATCTTTGCTTCTATtagtattttgtatttatattgtattgtatctcATCCTGTGTTTGCCACTGCTTCTGGGCTTTTGTAACAAAGGAATTTCCCTTccggggattaataaagttgttatcTATCTTTCTTAAGGGAGGGTTCCTCTGGAAGCTGGTTTAAGATGTAGGCAAGTGGCCGTCTGTTTGTGAGGCCCTTGGGGAACTGACTAATGTGTAGTTCATCTAATGGCCTATAGGTGGCTTGCGGTGGTTGGATGCAACAAGACCGGGCACAATTCTAAGTCACTCTGAAAATTGGGATTTCATTCTCTTAATATAAAGCGGATACATTTCTTTGTTTGGTTATAATCTCAGTGGCTAGTTCTCAATATACTctcaatattattaatattgagaGGTCCCAGACAGTTTTATTTCAGTGACGAGTTATTGTTTTAATATGAATTAGTTTTGGCCATAGTCCACTGCTTCGTGGACATTCAATTCCTGCCATCAATGTGCGTAATGGCAGCGCTTATTAAATGAAAACGAAGTCACGGAAGCTACGGCCTAATTCTTTAGTCTATAGATGCAGGTAAAAAGGATAGCTGAGGTGACGTGAAACCCCGAAATCccaaatgctttttaaaaatctatgaattaaatgaattaaaaatCTATGAATACCGGGTTCAGCGTTTCTGTAATTGTGTGCAGTTATTCATCACTGTGATTCCTGCAAGGACTCGAGTTTAAACCGTTTACACTCACATGGTACAGTGCCAAACGCTTTCATCCCCCCCATCATTTAATAACGTTAAGAGATCCCTCTTTAAACACGACCCAATAACCTGATAATCTAGAAATGCGTCATACTTCAGAAGGAGCAGTGGTTCTTCCTCGTCTTTCTAGTATGCAAAGTAGCTATAAGTGCGGTGCCAACTGCATCCTGCCACAACAATATATTAGTGTCCCCCAGCTCCAGTGCACCACAGCAGCCCGGACCGACCTGGGCTTCTTCTTGGGCAGCAGGTCCTTGCTGCTACTGTGGCTGGTCTTGACCTTCTTGGGGAGCTGCAGCACCGGCATGGGCTCCTGGATCTCGTCCACCAGGGCCGTCATCAGGCCTCCCTTCTTCTTatgcttctccttcttcttctccttcttctctttttccttctccttctccttcctcttggGCTTGGTGGCCTGCGGCTGGGAGAGGGCGGCCAGCTGCTCGTGGACCGCCTTCAGCTGTAGCACAGAGACGAGCCGCTTTATGGTGAAACCGGCACAGAATGACTGAGACAGACTTCGGACAATCATAATGGAGACGCTTCATTTTGAGGAAGACTGCGACCTTAAAGGTGCTTTGACTACCGAGGACATGTGCGTTCGCTGCTTAAAAGAAGCAAAACGACGTCCCTGAATGAATAAACTACAGCCCCACCCCTCCAGCTCCCAACGACCACACACCTGCTCCTGGAGCTCGGCCAGCCGCTGGGCCCGCTCCTCCTCAGAGTCgtccgtggaggaggaggaggaggaggagctggagctggagctgtcGGAGGAGGAGCCGATGCGGCCCAGCGGGGGCTGGGGCTTGACGGGGGCGGGGTGGTGCAGCAGCGTGGGGGGCGGCGGCACCGCCATCGGTTTCATGTCCAGCTCATCCGGCATCTTGGCGAAGCGCATCTCAAACACGTCCTGTGGGGTCCAGCAAGAGACCATTtagcttttctttctttttttaaatcacaaaacttTTATATGACCACAGATGAAAATGTTTGATTCTAAACTTGGCATACATGTAGAGGTGAGAGATatgtaaaggggggggggagatatgtTAAGGGGTGAGAGATGTGTTAAGGGGTGAGAGATGTGTTAAGGCGTGAGCGACATGTTAGGATAGGCATGAGAAAGTTTAGGAGTCGACATGTTTAGAGTTTGATGGAGAGTCCCTGTACCTGTAGCTTGCGTGCCATGCCCACAACTTCGTGGTCGGGGGGGTTGTACTTGTAACAGTTTGAAAACATTAACCGCACGTCCGCAGCAAACTCCTGGGCTTCCCGGTATTGCCTGTTCTCCAGCTTGGCCTGGGGAGCACGTTGTTAACAATTAGCGTCGCCCACATTCCTCCCGTTCGTTACACTGACTCAACAGCCACGTGACAGCCACAGTTTTGCCGCAAACCGCAAAACACAACACGATCACACACACCTTGATGCTGCTGAGGTCCATGGGGTGTTTGATGATCTCGTGGTAGTCGTGGAGCCGCAGCGCGTTCACGTCCACGGGCTTGTAGAAGGGCCAGGCGTAGGCCGTGTGCTTCTTTGAGAGCATCTCTCTCACCAGGCTGCCGCAGTAGCCCAGCTGGTCCTGGGGCTTGGGGCTGAGCCCGCCGCCGCTGGCCCCCGTACCCATGGCTACGTGGTGCTGGGAGTCGGGCGCCTCTTTCTTGATGACTTTGTTGGGCCGCACGCCCTCCCGCCTGGGCAACGTCTTGCCCGACTTGGACTCGGCCGCCGGCGACGACTCGCTCATCTGGTCGTTGGCCGTGGGCGTTGTGGTGTCCGCTTTCCTCTTCTGGCTCTTTCTCGGCTGGACGGCGACAGGAGAGAGCGTTGGAGATAATGAGACACCGTGGTGGCACAGCGTGGCCGAGCATGTCGAAGCACAACAACACTGCGAGACTAATTGTAAGCTATATCTCTGCAAAGACGGGGGGAGAAAAGTCTGACACATTCCGTCTCAGATAATGAGGCTGTAGTACAGCGTATCAGATACTCTGCCGCAACACCCTAATGtcccatctgggattaataaggtacatccagtgtttcccccaccactgtatggttaaggcggccgccttaacaacaatagggccccgccttgactaccactGTAAAACACtgtaaattaaataatataattattattatttttattttattttttattattatgcatcAGCAAAGGACAAAAACTCCCGTAGGTACGTTTTTTACtttgtacaccccccccccgcccgccccccccctgctccatgaccaccttgactaagataTTTTCCGCCTCTGTAAGCTCGACTCACTTTGATCATCGGCGGGAGGTTGTTCTGCAGCATGGGGGCCGTGCTCTGGATGGCCAGAGGCGGGagggtggtgtgggtgggggcCGGCAAGAGGGGCATGACGTGTGCTTGAGGGATGCAGTCCATGGGGGCCATGGAGTAGGGGGCTCCCAGCTGGGGCGCGTGGCTGGGTAACGTAGGGGGCACGCGGGGCGGGAGGGCCTGCATCATAGGCTGGGGAGGTAGCGACGGGGGGCCCTGCATCGGCCCCCGGGTCTGAGGCGGAGCGGAGAGGTTTGACAGGCCACGTGTGTGAGGGGTCGTGTTCGGTGAATCCACCAGGGGCCCCGGCTTCATGCTCATACCTGGtggagagacacaaagagaggtgGGTGTTATTAACGCTCTGAACGCGCCATCCATTACTATGGCATGAGCGCAAAGACGCTCACAGCGCTTCCTACCTTTCTCTCTGGCCTATTTGAATAAAACCCAGGGGATCTATGGTCTATAAGGACTGTATAGTGAAGCACCATCCCAGGCTCTGTTGCGACTGCATGGTCTACAAGTTTGTCGCCCACTAGTTTGCCCTAACCCCAAATCCAAGAACAACATCTTTCTTAACTTCAGGCCAAAGAAATCGGTCCCTTTCAACTACAGCCAACAGAGCTAGGGGTCAATCTTATCCCACATTATTTTCTCGACTTGCATGCGGCCAGTCGCATCGGTTGTATATCCTACAATTTTTACATCCACAACACTCCGCTGAATGAATAAGTAATTCCAGACGATTTCAGCAACCTAGCCACTCTCCAACCTGTTTAGCCTCTATAAAACAGACTGGATGTCACTCAAGGTCCTCGTTTAAAAATACTTTCTGGAAAGAACAGCTTCTTAATATCATCCCTGAAAGACTTGCACCACTGGCCCCCAATGTCAATCCAAACTCTAAGAATCCAGCCGTTATATTTGACCCTCAATAGAAATTCAAACACCTGTCCACAAATGGACTCAGTCCCGTTTCTTTAAACTCTGAGACATTGACATAGTTGGACAGCGTACCTCCTTCTCGCCTGCCCCGGCCGCGGCCCTTCCCTGTCATGACGACGATCTCGGTCTCCTCCTCGGGCATCTCGGACACCTTCTGGAGGAACACCTTCTCCAGGGCCTCGGCCATCAGGACTATGTCGTCTCCTGGCtgcagggggagacggagagtgtTGTTGATCCCAGTTCAGTTTGAGTTATGAGAAAATTGATGGTTCCAAGTGCTCGGAAAAAAACACAGGCCCAGGTTACCTTGTTGTATATGTAGCAGTTGGTGAACATGGCGGTGAAGTCGTGGATACATTCTTGGGCATTCCAGTAGTAATGGTTTTCAAGCCTTTTCTTGATTGTTCCCATGTCCATAGGATATTTGATAATATTGTAGTAGTCCTGGAAGAAATAGGGGGAATGTAGGCCAACACTGTTAGCGTTTATTCTAGGTGTGTAACTCTGCTTTAAATGTTGAATGCTTTCCGTAATGCAGTGCAAGAACATGGTTTAAGTTATCACATATCACTGGCTTGTAATGGTTTCTGTTAACATTAGTTCTTTGAATAGGTTCAGAAGATCAGTTTCATTACTGCTTAGATGTCCAATTCCCATCCGAGTTGGGACTAACCGTGGTCAGAAAATGACCTTATAAAAACAAATATGCTTCTAAATAAATGCAATGGCTCCAGGTCAACTGCATTGCTCCACTAAATTTAACTCTTAGCTAAAATGTTAAATTTTGTATGAAAAATGTATGCCCAATTTTGACTTTGATTCTCCTTTTTGGGGTTAAATTAAAGATGCACAAGAGACACTGTGTTGCATTGTGCGTACACTACAGATCCAGACAAGCACCGACAACTTACAGGCAGGCTGAGCTTGACCGCATCCACCGGCAGGTGAAAAGGCCAAGCGAAGTTGTGCTTCCACAGGGACTTGAGCACCACCTTCAGCAGGTACTGC comes from Gadus macrocephalus chromosome 2, ASM3116895v1 and encodes:
- the brd4 gene encoding bromodomain-containing protein 4 isoform X1, which produces MDYKMHAKSNDLLDFQKLDALLEKIAHSVSMKRESSEECNGISSALSVESVPGPRLNWCPTNTTAFAPAPAPAPPQLPPPAPGLQPARHFPSMGDGLNASQMSGSSSSSSSQGQPPAKVHVGGTGANPLPPEYINPNRPKRQTNQLQYLLKVVLKSLWKHNFAWPFHLPVDAVKLSLPDYYNIIKYPMDMGTIKKRLENHYYWNAQECIHDFTAMFTNCYIYNKPGDDIVLMAEALEKVFLQKVSEMPEEETEIVVMTGKGRGRGRREGGMSMKPGPLVDSPNTTPHTRGLSNLSAPPQTRGPMQGPPSLPPQPMMQALPPRVPPTLPSHAPQLGAPYSMAPMDCIPQAHVMPLLPAPTHTTLPPLAIQSTAPMLQNNLPPMIKPRKSQKRKADTTTPTANDQMSESSPAAESKSGKTLPRREGVRPNKVIKKEAPDSQHHVAMGTGASGGGLSPKPQDQLGYCGSLVREMLSKKHTAYAWPFYKPVDVNALRLHDYHEIIKHPMDLSSIKAKLENRQYREAQEFAADVRLMFSNCYKYNPPDHEVVGMARKLQDVFEMRFAKMPDELDMKPMAVPPPPTLLHHPAPVKPQPPLGRIGSSSDSSSSSSSSSSSSTDDSEEERAQRLAELQEQLKAVHEQLAALSQPQATKPKRKEKEKEKEKKEKKKEKHKKKGGLMTALVDEIQEPMPVLQLPKKVKTSHSSSKDLLPKKKPSKKDGVKNSHPPTLLPTPSLEDEPATAMAMSAGSSATWEKCKPMSYEEKRQLSLDINKLPGDKLGRVVHIIQSREPSLKNSNPDEIEIDFETLKPSTLRELERYVSTCLRKKKKVSVEKPAEALMVASKKAGSSSESSGSSSDSEAEVTGLIPKLQKKKSQSVKDGKKSHPHVHSGPPGLTSQAPGLQATIHMKPQPPPQAPAPGFMPGPVAALESSQMLENSFDPLPHFGQPLMHLPHHAGNAASPAAPQHNAHPAAGPASPETHPFLNQHPALTPAGETPSLHNAMPQQPSRPSHKAAAMPAKPPLQQQQQQQQQQLQQQQAVAPPQPQPAMPVPQHPQPPPAPQQQQQQQQQQQQQQPPQQLQPQSSAPAPPPPPPQQQQQQHQQHQLPPHILHPPQPLHQRPLSLSPPTLTPQGLLSSQPPQMLLEEDDEEPGPTMPLSQMHLYLQQLQQGRQPQQPQQLMQSLQAQARQQQQQQQQQQQQQQQQQQQQQLQQQQQQLQQQQQQQQQQQQQQQQQQQQQQPVQQLSAQPLMQSVQVQSQLASQASLAPPELSVQAQAPPAPSHQAKPQQMPMHQARHMQHTQQTQQQQQQMGYQQGPGQAAGPQSSQHKVPGLSAKPQHNIIHQQQQQQPSPRQIKADHYNAGHHRDNPSPLMMHSPQLPQYPPVVHQSPPHSMQPKKQQRVPVSHAGPKEERLAPSPVMRGEPFNPAMRPDHHKHPDSKPSIAGHGQQNVKSMDSSRPVIRSSESSGPPPSLQDKEKFRQESKAPVAPKKVQEVKLKNMGSWASLAQKATSAPSSALKSSSDSFEQFRRALREKEEREKALKAQAEQAEKDRIRREQEKLRGRDEEEVMEAPRRVHEEPRRRQEQQHMQPPPQLQQPLPPPPPQQQQPEPQPAPVQQAVQQPPTPPQPAAHNPMDQQRELARRREQERRRREAMAATIDMNFQSDLMAIFEENLF